The following are encoded together in the Rhodothermales bacterium genome:
- a CDS encoding insulinase family protein, protein MNRRLLVLLVCTLSLAACSSSERATQPAAPEPAVPALDPAFLAEPLGLDADVRTGTLPNGLTYYVRRNAEPQRRAELRLAINAGSVLEDEDQRGLAHFVEHMAFNGTERFEKQELVDYLEGIGMRFGPDLNAYTSFDETVYLLQVPTDSAGLLDTGFDVLKEWASAITFEDEEIDKERGVVLEEWRLGRGAQARINDEQLPVLLGGSRYAERLPIGDPDVLRNAPYETLRRFYETWYRPDLMAVVAVGDFDPDAVEQTIRATFGGLTNPPAPTPRPAFDVPGHDETRFVISTDPELSTTSAAVYYKEPADRSGDVASFRRRLMDRLYNRMLNSRLYELTQRPDAPYLGAFTGKFGFARPSEFYVMQAVVSDGGVPAGLEALLTEAARVERHGFTASELARTKADVLREYEVAFNERTTTESRAFAGEYVDLFLEGVPAPGIAREYALVQALLPSISLADLDTLADEVVGEENRVVTVSAPDKEGVAVPTEADLRAVFAAVGTKDIEPYEDAVSAEPLVASPPAPGVIESVSRYEDETGVTEWTLENGVRVVLKPTDFKNDEVLFSAFSPGGTSLAADGAFRSAQQASAVVSLGGVGAFSAVDLDKKLAGQAVRVQPYVDEREEGLVGSASPEDLETLFQLVHLYFTAPREDADAFDAFRQRIAGVLQNRSARPEAAFSDTLQVTLAQYHPRRAPFTLATIPELELDEALAFYRDRFRDASDFTFVFVGAFEPDSLEPLVRQYLATLPATGRVEAPRDLGVRAPEGVVTKTVRRGIEPKARVQLVFSGTLDARVDTLAYADSVLINDAWVPVADSIYAARHAAARGERYLLGALADALAIRLRESLREDLGGVYGVGVNANVDRMQGTYTISIGFGSDPGRVDELTAAVFEEIERFKQDGPDDALQKVKEGDRRAQELALRENGTWLGALGAAYRYDEAPTDYLDKSDLIDALSYGALRGAAQFYLDESRYVQVVLLPEE, encoded by the coding sequence CGCTCGATCCGGCGTTCCTCGCCGAGCCGCTCGGCCTCGACGCCGACGTGAGGACGGGGACGCTGCCGAACGGACTGACGTATTACGTCCGCCGCAACGCCGAGCCGCAGCGCCGCGCCGAACTCCGGCTCGCCATCAATGCGGGCTCGGTGCTCGAAGACGAGGACCAGCGCGGCCTCGCCCACTTCGTCGAGCACATGGCCTTCAATGGGACCGAGCGGTTCGAGAAGCAGGAACTCGTGGACTACCTCGAAGGCATCGGGATGCGCTTCGGGCCGGACCTCAACGCGTACACCTCGTTCGACGAGACGGTCTACCTCCTCCAAGTGCCGACCGACAGCGCCGGCCTGCTCGACACGGGCTTCGACGTGCTGAAGGAGTGGGCGTCGGCGATCACGTTCGAGGACGAGGAGATCGACAAAGAGCGCGGCGTCGTGCTCGAGGAGTGGCGGCTCGGGCGCGGCGCTCAGGCACGCATCAACGACGAGCAGCTCCCGGTCCTCCTCGGCGGCTCGCGCTACGCCGAGCGCCTCCCGATTGGCGATCCCGACGTGCTCCGCAACGCGCCGTACGAGACGCTGCGGCGGTTTTACGAGACGTGGTACCGCCCCGACCTCATGGCCGTCGTCGCCGTCGGTGACTTCGACCCCGACGCCGTCGAGCAGACGATCCGCGCGACGTTCGGTGGGCTCACGAACCCGCCGGCCCCAACGCCGCGTCCGGCGTTCGACGTGCCCGGCCACGACGAGACCCGCTTCGTGATCTCCACCGACCCGGAGCTTTCGACGACGAGCGCGGCGGTGTATTACAAAGAACCCGCCGACCGGAGCGGCGACGTGGCGTCGTTCCGCCGCCGGCTCATGGACCGGCTCTACAACCGGATGCTCAACAGCCGGCTCTACGAGCTGACGCAGCGGCCCGACGCTCCGTATCTCGGCGCGTTCACGGGGAAATTCGGCTTCGCCCGACCGAGCGAGTTCTACGTGATGCAGGCTGTCGTGAGCGATGGCGGCGTGCCGGCCGGGCTCGAAGCCCTGCTGACGGAGGCGGCGCGCGTCGAGCGCCACGGCTTCACCGCGTCGGAGCTCGCGCGGACGAAGGCCGACGTGCTGCGCGAGTACGAAGTCGCGTTCAACGAGCGGACGACGACGGAGTCGCGCGCGTTCGCGGGGGAGTACGTCGACCTCTTCCTCGAAGGCGTGCCCGCGCCGGGCATCGCCCGCGAGTACGCCCTCGTCCAAGCCCTCCTCCCGTCGATCTCGCTGGCGGACCTCGACACGCTCGCCGATGAGGTGGTGGGGGAGGAGAACCGCGTGGTGACCGTCAGCGCGCCGGACAAAGAGGGCGTCGCCGTGCCGACGGAGGCCGACCTTCGGGCCGTGTTCGCGGCGGTCGGAACCAAAGATATCGAGCCATACGAAGACGCCGTCTCGGCCGAGCCGCTCGTGGCGAGCCCGCCGGCGCCCGGCGTCATCGAGTCCGTGTCTCGCTACGAAGACGAGACGGGCGTGACGGAATGGACACTCGAAAACGGCGTCCGCGTCGTGCTCAAACCGACGGACTTCAAGAACGACGAGGTGCTGTTTTCCGCGTTCAGCCCTGGCGGCACGTCGCTCGCGGCAGACGGCGCGTTCCGTTCGGCGCAGCAGGCGTCGGCCGTCGTGAGCCTCGGCGGCGTCGGTGCCTTCAGCGCGGTCGACCTCGACAAGAAGCTCGCCGGGCAGGCCGTTCGCGTGCAGCCGTACGTCGACGAGCGCGAGGAGGGGCTCGTCGGCAGCGCATCGCCGGAGGATCTGGAGACGCTGTTCCAACTCGTCCACCTCTACTTCACCGCGCCGCGCGAGGATGCCGATGCGTTCGACGCCTTTCGGCAGCGGATCGCGGGCGTGCTCCAGAACCGGAGCGCCCGGCCCGAGGCCGCGTTCTCGGACACGTTGCAGGTGACGCTCGCGCAGTACCACCCGCGCCGCGCGCCGTTCACGCTCGCCACGATCCCCGAACTCGAACTCGACGAAGCCCTCGCCTTCTACCGCGATCGTTTCCGCGACGCGAGCGACTTCACGTTCGTCTTCGTCGGCGCGTTCGAGCCCGATTCGCTCGAACCGCTCGTGCGGCAGTACCTCGCCACGCTCCCGGCGACGGGGCGCGTGGAGGCCCCGCGCGACCTCGGCGTGCGCGCGCCGGAGGGCGTCGTTACGAAGACGGTCCGCCGAGGGATCGAGCCGAAGGCCCGCGTCCAACTCGTGTTCAGCGGCACGCTCGACGCCCGCGTTGACACGCTCGCCTACGCCGACAGCGTGCTCATCAACGATGCGTGGGTGCCCGTGGCGGACTCGATCTACGCCGCCCGCCACGCCGCCGCGCGGGGCGAGCGCTACCTCCTCGGCGCGCTCGCCGACGCCCTCGCGATCCGTCTCCGGGAGAGCCTGCGCGAAGACCTCGGCGGCGTCTACGGCGTCGGCGTGAACGCGAACGTGGACCGAATGCAGGGCACGTACACGATCTCCATCGGCTTCGGCAGCGACCCCGGTCGTGTCGACGAGCTGACGGCGGCCGTCTTCGAGGAGATCGAGCGGTTCAAGCAGGACGGGCCGGACGACGCGCTGCAGAAGGTGAAAGAGGGCGACCGCCGCGCGCAGGAGCTCGCGCTCCGCGAGAACGGCACGTGGCTCGGCGCGCTCGGTGCCGCCTACCGCTACGACGAAGCCCCGACGGACTACCTCGACAAGTCGGACCTCATCGACGCGCTGAGCTACGGTGCCCTCCGCGGGGCCGCGCAGTTCTACCTCGACGAGAGTCGCTACGTGCAGGTCGTGCTGCTGCCGGAGGAGTAG